The sequence ACTTGTGGATATCAGAATCATGGCAAGGGGGTGGATCTCTGACAAGGAGATTCTGAATGGACTTTGCACACATGTATTTTCTCAGTTACCTTCACATAAGGACCTTTAGACCTCTTGAGGGGAAAATGTTGGGAACCACTCATGCTGTCCAACCCCTAAATCCAGAGAGGCTAACTAAATAATTTGACTATAATCACACAGTGATCTAAAGGCAGAACTCAATTAGAATCCAGGATTTTGGACACATTCTCTAGTGTTTCTTTCTGCTGCAGGAAGCATAAGTActgcttcttttccttctgccaggATTGGCCCGAGTCCTCACATGCTATGTTGTTGAGGGGCTTAGTATTATGTTCTTGCATCTTACCCTCGGAAGACTGTCCAAGAACTCTGAATTTAAGCAATCCAAAAGGGAAGTATGCCAATCTTCTACTTTCATTtcctaactttttaaaattaaaaaaaaattttattatagttgaggtacaatgttgtgttagtttcaagcacacaacaaagtgatttcagatattctttttcagcatcttttccattttaggttattaaaagatattgaatatagtttcttgtgctacacagtaggctgttgttatctattttacctttagtgtatatctgttaatcccaaactcctaatttacccctccttACACCCTTTCCTTTTGGTAatcctgttttctgtgtctgtgagtttgttttggaaataaattcatttgtatcagtttttttagattccacatataagttataccACCTATTTGATTTTGGTTTActtcatatgataatctctaggtagccacaaatggcattatttcatccttttttatggctaatattccattacataaatagaccacatctgctttaccCATCCCTCTCTCCATGATCTTCAGGTCCTAACGCCCTACTGTGTGCCCTCTGTGGCTGCCATTCGTCTGTCTACCACACGGGGCTGTTGGCAGCGGTCCTCAGAGACAGCACGTTCTACAGCTGAGTCATGCTTGTCTCGGCTGGGATGATTTCTAGCAAGAGGGGTCGCAAGCACACCTGCCTGTCCCACGGCTCCATGCGCATGTACCCAACCAACTCTTAGGGCCGGCCTTCCAAGCCTGCTCCCTGTCCCCTCTActcccacactgccgcggcatcTACCACCTCAGAGCAGGGTAGGCAGTTTGCCAGTCTTGGGCCCCAAACCATTGCCTCCTTTCCAAATCCCTGCACCCATCATGGGGTTTGGAGGTTGTGATTAGCTGTGTTCCTTTTGGTGTTTGAAACACAAAGGATTCATTCTTCTTCCTGTGAAATCTAATTGTCTTAACTGGTACTTGTAGGAATTGAACATTTGTAGCCTTAAGATAgatcttttttccccttagagatttaaaaaatatatattttggctgcacttggtctttgttgctgcacgtgagctttctctagtcgtggtgagtggaggctactcgcTTCAGTTGCAGGGCACAGGTTCTCACTGTGATGACTTCTgatgttgcggagcacaggctctagggtgcgtggccttagttgtcccatggcaggtgggatcttcccacagATCGAactagtgtcccctgcattgcaaggtggattcttaaccactggaccatcagagaaggccTCCCACACCTGCCACCTCCTgatgcctgagatttaaaatctcTCATCTAACTAACTCTGTGAGTCAGTTCACAGACCTAAATCTCCATAGAGAAATGGAAGATCAGATAATCTTGTGGAAGAACTCTAACATGAATATTCTGAGCCTTTGTTTCCTccaaaaaggtcatggtcatttGCTCAAGGAAAGTATAGAAAATGTACAGGGACTCTCAGGTACTGACCCCGAGCAGTTATCACTCTCGAGAACCTTGGGTGCGTGCTATTGCGGTCGGCTGCTTGTAAGGTCTAGATGGGAGCGACTCTTTGTCTGGAATCCACCTCATATTTAGGTGAGCTAGCTCAAAATTCATCCTGCAGTTCTTCTCAGTTTCTAAGAGTATAGTTGGAAAAACATCCTCAACAAGTGGCAAAATCTCTACATTGACTCTGTGACCTATGGAGTTGGGGCTGCTACGGGAAGGAGGGCTAAGTGGAAGCCACTGAAACTCTTTAAGTCAAACAGTGAACCAAAAGCAGCACTGTGTCTGGGGGAATCACGTTGACTGGTTCCACCAGGAGAGGCTGTGTGTGCCTGCCCCACCGAGCATACACCCAGTGTGTGCCTCTACTAATCTAATCTAGTAGGCCAATCTACTCTGGAATTAGAGCCAAGCATCTTCTAGGACAATGGCAGTGATAGCTGTCAGAGGACTGCTGCAGGGGAATAGCTGTGGGCTCACACGAGACCCCTGCTAGCTGCGGGGCAGAACAGTGGACCGGAAAAGAGACTGAGATTCTCTTTAGCTGTGAGAATCAGCTTTTATTACCTTTGAATAAGTTCTCTTTTTCCTTAATGAAGACAGCCTTCAaattatggcaaaaaccaatggGAGTCATTTATTTAGGCATTTATTTCACATACAAGTTTTCAAGAAGACATCTAAGTGAACATTCACACAAAACAATGAGTGGACATACATTTATACTAGGAATGCATTCAGAGGTAAGGGCTTAGCATTGCATTTGGGGTGTCCCCGGCTCCCTCAGAGTTGAGGCTTGTCATGGGGCACCAGGGTCCCCAAATTCGCTTTCTTCACTGCAGCTACCTGCCACTGTCTGTCGCCTGCTGTTGAACATGAGTGATTTGTCCCTTCTCCTCACTGAGCATGCTCCTGGACTGCTCACAGCAACCTCTTGCTGAAGTATGGGATGGACTCATGGGATGGATTCAGTATGGCCTGAATACTGCCTGCAGTGACGAGCCAGGGTGGTGGCCTGGTCTTATAACTTCTCTCTTCTGATGCCCCACAGCCTCACAGGAGCTGGAGTGGTCTTGGCAATCATGCTCAACTTCTCTTCAGATAAGGAACTCAGGCCGAGAGAGACTCTGGTTTGTCCAACAACACTCAGAAAGTGGTAGTGACAAGAATGAAACCTGTCTTACAGCTTCTGGTCTAATGCTCATTCTAGGTGGCAGGCTGCCCTGAGATGTTTTAAGCATACTGTGAagttttcctcttaaaaaaaaatgtttccttccAGATGAATAAAGTAGGTTGTATGTGTAATAAAAATGCCAGTAAGAATTAGGGTATTTGTGGGAGTAACACAGTAAGCGCAGACAGGGATACAGCCAGGCTCCAAAGGGTCTTGGTTAAGAAgtcaagagaataaaatgacTACTtatgtacactttaaaaaaataggataTGGGGTATAAAGATATAAGACAGGATTAAGTAAATACATGTTTAAGTGGTTGGCTGAGGTGACTTAAAAGTTCTGTTTTTGTAAGTTTCTTTGTTCCACCAGCCAGAACGAAGAAAGAATAGTAGTaagttgctaaaaaaaaaaaaaaaagtcacagtgtTTGTAAGGtaactttgtttttgctttaggatCAGAGCTTTCCCTGCTACTGaaacttaggaaaaaaaactTGTATGGATTGTCATGAAGGCAATGTTATGTGATATGAGACATAGTAATCAGAGTGTgacttcacttttgactttcatgttCCAcctgaaaaaagacaaaatacaaaTAGCCTTGGTCTAAGATGGTGGGTAGGACTGTCTCCTTCTATAGAAGCAAAGTTCATTAAGTTAATTTAATACAAGTCCAAATGCCCACTTACAACTGAGAATAGGTAAGGGGACCCAAATTCCACCTGGGCATGATCCCAGACATGACAGACAGAATTGGATTATTccacttggagaaggaatggtTCCTGAGCCTTTCTGGCCACTGGGGAAATTTAAGAGATGGAGGTAGAGAATATGATTTTAGGCATTGAGAAAAACTCTTCTGCAAGAGAAGGTGGCTCTTTCATTAATGAACAAATAATGTTCCATAACTGACATGAATGTAATTGGCATTATCTTTTGCTGCAATAGTTTGTTCACCATGTTGCACATTTCTTGAGCACAGACACCaagccttttttcatttttatatcccTCACTGTGCCTAGAACATAGCCTTACACATAACAGtgcttaattaatatttatagtaaATCATCTACTTTCCTGAATCATGCTTTGATATAATGATCAACCCTGGGTACCTATTACTAAGTGGTGATTCTATTAATGTGCATCTTCTCTAGAGCAGGAATTCCAGAACATCTACACAATACAAGCACACACCCACTGGCACCACACACACCTCTCTGTGCTGGGCACACTAGTGACATGAAACTTCACTTAACTATTAGGGATTTATAATTTGGACAACACAGCGGAAATCAACCTAGTGAGATGTGAACAATCGTAACGCTCCTAACGAATGTCAGAAAGAAACATTTATCAACGTTTACCTGAGTCACCTGCCTTCCAACAGGCCACAGCCTATTCTGACACCATAGGTTgggtttccttccttcctgcctatATCCTCCTTGGTACCTTCTTGGCTAAGTTTCAGAAAATTCAAACATACTCAGATGTCTTCTAATAAGACAGCATCTgacaaaggaaaggagaaaagtgaaaaaatgatCTACACACAGCCTTGACTCTGGTTATTTTTCCACTAAACTTGTGACTTCTCCTTTCCCAAAGCAAAGTCCCCTGAGGTCACCGTCATCTTAAGGGTATAAATGCCACTGGTCGCATCCTGAACAGCTTTGGATGACAAATCCCAGGTGTTTATCTGCAACATCTGTAAGTGAACTATCTCCCCATCTGAACTCTTCCTTCAGTAGTTATTGGGTCAGTGCTGGGGGTTGTCAAGGAGACTTTTCAGACAACAGGTTAAGTGTGGAAAACAGAAAGTGTTCTGGGCTGGAAGTGTCAGAAAGTATTTCCACCTTCACTCAGTGAGCTGTAGAATTGTACAGATTACTCGGCTCTACAGAGAGGTTTATGACCACAGGAACAAGAGCTGGCCTCAAAAAAAGACAACGGTATACTTAACAAACTGCCCTGGAGTGCTGGTCTGGACCAAGGCGACTACCTGATCTAAAGCAGGGTTAAGGAGTCCAACTGGTCTTTGAAATAGTGAATGTTTCAGGTCTCTAACACACTTCTTCCCTGGCTCCTCAGAGTTTTAAAAAACTATCTAaaattatataacattatatctACGTGTGGGGTTGGGAGGCAGAAAATTTGCCACCTATCAGTCATATTCTAGATAAAAACCAGAGCAGTTACACATTCAGAACTGGAAAGTGTCTGAATTCCACTTTAATGAGACACACCAGGAGCATGCATGCTACTCAGTCTGAGGAAGGCATGGTAGttcagaagagtcagacaagggCACCCAGAACAATGAAGAGGTAAGTGTAGGACTTACAAGAAACAGTAAAGGGAACTGCATTACTCCTGGGCTGGAGAGGCAACAGCCAAGGGCATGTCAGTCTTCAGGTACAGAGAGGGTTAGTCTACAAAGGACAATGGGTGATCAGTTGTGCCCTGTCTCTATGGAGGGCAGGGCATTGTTTCAGTGACAATACAGAAACACTACCCAAGCTCTTTAGATCAACTTCTTGACACAAAAAAGGTACACTGCAACAGACTCCTGAAGGGAATGAAAAAATCTTCAGTCTCCTTTAGTGAATACCTTCAAACCCAAGACAGATCCGATGTGGTTCTTATCAGGCTCCCGAAATTTCTACCCAAACAGGAAACTGTGATCGAGTCGCATCCAGGATCACACATGGCAGATAATGAAAACGACTTTGAACACTTTTCATCTCCTTGGCAACAACTCTCCCCTGCGCTGAAGGATTCTGGATGTTGTTGGGTTTAGTGATCCCATGGCAGTGGCCTCGACATACTGAAGAGAATTTCCCTCTGCACTCAGACCCTGTATCTTCTTTACTTTATTAAAGGGAAAAGGTTGAGACACATAGAAGGAGAGGGATAGACTAATCAAGTAAGAGGCAGAGGTAAGAACAGGATCCAAGCCTTTAGCTTGTTTATATTCTCAAGCTTATCTTGGCAATGACTCTTTCTAGCTAAGAAAAGACTGCTTCCGAGAGTGAGATCAGGGTAAAATGGCTAAGGGAACGTTTAGCAAGAGAAGAGCTCATCATCATAAAGTCTGCCTGAAGTCATCAGTCTTGCCCTTGAGGGGGTTCTCCGGGGAGCAGAATGCTGGCGGGGGTGGCAGCAGCTTTTCTCTCACATGAACCTCCCGATGTTTGGTGAGCATAGAACTCTTGCTGAAACGTCTGCCACACTGGATGCATCCGTAGGGCTTCTCCCCGGTGTGTACTCGCCGGTGCTCGCGAAATCTCGTACAGTTATTGAAACTTTTCTCACAGTCCACACACTTGTAGGGATTCTCGTCGGTGTGGACTCTCCGGTGGGCGCTGAAGTGCGAACTGTTGGTGAAGCTCCTCCCGCAGTCTCCACACTGGTagggcttctctccagtgtggGTTCTCTGGTGTATAATGAGACTTGAGCTCTGGCTGAAGCATTTCCCACACTCTCCACATCTgtagggtttctctcctgtgtgaattCTCTGGTGGGCACCAAAGTTGGAGGAGTCGTTAAAGCTTTTCCCGCAGTCGAGACATTTGAAAGGTTTTTCTCCCGTGTGGATTCTCTGGTGTCGGACTAGACTCCTGCTTCTACCGAAGCACTTCCCACAGACACTACACTTAGAAGGGTTTTCCTTCTGGTGGGTCATGCGGCACATGAGACGCGCACTCCTTCCAAAGCTTTCTCCATATCTGAGGAGCCGAAAGGGCCTCTTCCCCACGAGAGGCCTCTGATGCACTACGGCTTTCCCCAAATCTCGAGGCTGAGGCATCAGTTTTCCCTGTCGGATTCCGTGAAGGTTTTCCCACTGTCTTCCTGAGATGCAATCTCTTTTACAATATTTACCTGGATCAACATTCTGGGAAACGACCCTTTTAGACTTTTCTATGAATGCCCTATGCTGCTCCATGTCCTTACAGATCACCTGTGTTGCATCTTCCTTGATACTACTTTCAAtttcaaaatctgaaaaaaagaagacaataaaAATTTCAGACCAGTTCTGggttaatataaataatacagcTGACAGTCCCTGTACGTTAAGGCTTCTGTGTGCTTCACTGACCTCAGGCAAGGGGGACTCTTTTCTGATTCACTGGGCCTTACTTTCTTTCAGTCCCATGGACAGCCATCAGTGAATCCACTGACTTACGTAAGAAGCCCTAATCATGTCATCTTGGGAAGTGTTCTGATTGGGTCCATCTGGGCCTTGGAGGAAGTTACAGCCTAGCAGTTGGCTTACACAGAGCCTGGTAATTTGGTGACAGGTCTGGAGCTCATCTTAAAATACAAGGTTCACCAGAGATGGTACAGAAGGACTTTGTTTCCAAAGTTATCAACTCAGCAGTTCCAGAGTCAACAATTTCATTTTGCCTACTACAAATTCTCATAAAAATACCAAAGAGCATGTGTGTGAACTCCCTTTTCAAATGTTTGTTTTGAATCAGCATAGAGTATAGGAAGGAAAATAATGACAGGTAAGATTAAAAAGACAAGCTCAGATTAAGGATGGCTGTGGAAGCTTAACACAAATCTAATGAGGAAAACTGGTTTGGGGACTTTTACAATAGGTTAGGCAAGAGACAGAGAAACGTTAAACTAGTGGTTACGGCAACTAAAGAGGGGGCAGATGCAAATTCCCCAACAGTTGAGAAAATATGTCATCTGCCTGGATGTAAACGAAAGAGAAGGCATCAAAAAACATCCCGACCTTTCCAGGTCGGATGTGCTATGGGAGGGCACCAGGAAGAGCCATGGTGTGGGAAGGAAGGTGTTGATATTCCTTTTGAAACTTTTAAGGCTGGGCTGCTGGTGAGATGCCTGTGAGGGCATCCAGTGGTTGATGGGACACCCGTAGGTAGAGCTCAGAAccagaataaagtctgtctctgcctttttcttatgCATATCACACATAACAGACATTTCTGCTCTGAGCTTACCAACATGTCTCCTTGACCTGAGTTTTTCTCACATATAATTCCAAGTTCTTCCCAACAGTATTTCTAGGAGATATAAACATTATCTGCCCCCGACACACAAAAACAAAGGCTGAGATCCCAAAGACTAAATCACAAAAATGTAAGCTCTGCCCTTGAACAGAAGCACCATGAGTACAGGGactctgttttattcactgctaCTTTACTCTTCTCCTCAAATAGCACAGGACACACAAATACTGTTTAATgaacatacatgcacatgtgATGTGCCAGCTCTCCTAATTTGTCAGTAATCCCACTGACTCCTCCTTTACCCCAGAGCCCCAATGATCCTTACCACTCAGGCTTTGCAGTAAACATGGAGGTCCCTGGAATTCTGGTTCTTGCATGATTTCCTCCTCACTCATTCTCTCACTGCCAGAGTCTTCAACAAGCGCCTCCTGGGAGTCCTCCTCAGGTTCCCAGACCGTAGGTTCCTGGGGTTCAATTTCCATGTCCTCTCTTTCTTGACCTGAGGGTGACGGGGCTTCTTCTGGGGAGCTGGTGGGAGCAGCAGATGCCCGAGAGTTAATCAGAGCATCCATCTCCTTGTAGAATGCGCAAGACTCTAGCACGTGGCCATTTTTCACTTTGCGGTAACTCTTCTGAAGGCTTTTGAACTTGGTCCGGCACTGTTCCGGAGTTCGGAGGAAGCCACACTCTCGCAGCTGCTCAGCCACGGCCCCATACAACTTGCTCTTCCGATGACAGGCTTGCAGCGCTTCGTAAAACCGAGTCTCATGGAGGATGTCAAGGAAAGTCTTGGTTTCCTCGTAGCCCCAGTGCACACCTGCCATTCAAGGATAAAGTTCAAAGATACAAGGTGTCTGCAGCCATTCAAGGGTGAAGTTCAAAGATATAAGTTGTATGTAGCCTTCATACATTACAAAATATAAGAAGTACAGGAAAACAAATCCCATTCCCTGGAACAATGATATGTCTTGGAATAAGCTTTGCAAGAAAGGAGAGGGTCTGTATAAAAATTCTATAATATTATATTGAAAGAcataaaagaattagaaagaatGGAGAGATACTATACTTCTGGGTAGGAAGACGCAAACTGTACAGATATCAATTCTCGAATCTATTTAGTAAAAACAACCCAAAAGGATTTTAAAGTTGATATACTGATCTCAAAGTTTATCTGGTAGAATAAAAATGCAGCCCCTAAATCTGCCATTGCTATGGTTATTAAGGACTCAGCtgcctgccttttaaaaatttttaggaaTAATGGACTAAGACACCCAACAGCATGAGAGTTGCTATCACCTCTTTAACCCATCTTCTTTGAAGAGCAGAACTATATCCAGAGTAGTTTTTGATGTTACTGAGTCCTCTACTTCAAGAGATGAAATGATCTATAAGACAAGCAGATGTCCTGCTTTTATAGCAGAATTAAAGTTTTAAGAGTATATTTGAATATAGTTAAACATGCTTTTGGGGTGTTGTAATCTGTAGTAGGAAAGTCTTTTCTATCCTCTGCCTCACTGGTTTCCTTCAGTCTCACTGGATTCCCAAATTTGAAACTGTCTGAGCCTCATGTTTATGGATCTCCAGAATGGTGATTACCTGTACACGTGTAATACATTTTCCCATCTTTTTCCTGAGATTTGTTTCTTGTGAATAGGTACAATCATGGCTACAGTCTCAGCTCTTCTAGTCtggtttatttttccattttatctaaGAAACTATCATCTTTTTCATAAGGTGGTACTAATAACTGTGACATCAGGCAATGTCCTATTGCATTTTAGCATCTGCAGAATGCCTTCatccatatgatttcatttaacaCTAACAACTATGCTTATAATTTAAGCtgtattttaaagacagaaaattgAGTTCTAAGTAGTTATATGATAAGTCAACTGTCATACAATGACTGTCAACTGGTGGTTTAGTTCTGCATTTCCCAGTCCCCAAATTTCAACATCATTCTTTTGCAtaatatctttttctatccttttaatgtctctgtgtttttaTATTAAAGATGTATCTCTtgtaaatatagtttttaaaaaatatatctgaaaaacCTGTCCTTTAAATTTGTAATTAATGACATGTAGATACACATCTACCATCctgtttttattctttccatttgttgCATCTACTTcgtattcctttttctctttcttctttcagaatttcatttttttcaattctttttttgttgGTTACACATTCTTTTACCGGCTATCCTTGATAATGGGTCCCTGACTTTTATAATCTAACACAACTGACTGCATTATAACAATTCTCAGATAATGTTACATCCTTAGTACCCCTGGACTCCATTTATCTTCCCTCCCCAGACTCCAAATACTCAATGCTGTGCTCTAACCTGAAAAAGAACCCTTCATGGCTGTTACTCAGACTGCACTGGGGGCAGCAACGAACACCTAGGAGCACTTTCAGTTATGTGGCCAATCACAGTGATGAGTGGCAAGGTGTGTGTGTCAGAATTCCCTGCATTTGGTCACTTCTGGGGGGTCTACTCCTTTTTCCACAAGACCACATCATCCATTCTCATACCAGAATAAAAGCGCCATTCTTACCACTCAGGTTTTGAAATATGACAGGGGCACCATGAAGCTCAGGCTTCCGGATAAACTCAACGCCCATTTCATCACCATCAGACTCCTCTGCAGCTTCTTCCTCCTCCACCAAATCGATCTGTTCTTTAGCACTGATGCCAATTCTCTTCAGTCTGGGGAGAGACAGAATCTCCCTTGGCTTATCCGTGGATGAAGCATGAGCTGAAGGATTCAACAAAGCGTCCATGTCCTCAAAGAAGGCACAGGGTTCTAGCACGTGGCCATTTCTCACTTTTCGGTAACTCTTCTGCAGACTTTTGAACTTGGTCCGACACTGTTCTGGTGTTCGGAGGAAGCCACATTCTCGCAACCACTCAGCCACAGCACCATATACCTGGCTGTTTCGGGGACAAGCCTGAAGTGTTTCATAAAAGCGAGACTCTTTGAGAATTGCAAGAAAAGTCTTAGTTTCCTCGTAACTCCAATGCACGCCTGCTATTTTTTCATCTTCCAGgccccactgctgctgctctcTCCATGTTTTCCCTGCATTCCTTGCAGGGATCTGAATAGCATGAACTGACTTTTCCTTGATGTAGTTGCTTCGCAGGACAGTCCTCTTATTAGAGGACTGCAGACCTATGGTCCATGGCTCCTTTCTTGGCTCCAGCCGGGCTATCTTGTTAGCTGCAGACCCTGTGCTTCCTACAGTGAGACAAACACATTTCAGGCTAGAGAGATCACGACTGCATGCTCCAGGGTCCTGCTTAGCATGCTCTCCCGGACCACTTGTTCACAGCTATCCTTTAAAGATCTTGTCCAGTTGGTCTTTTTTCtaaagccttcctcaacaatGACAGTGCTCACTAGATTCCTGCATGAGTTATTCCGCACAATCACCTACTAACTTACACTATCATTTCACATCTCATGCATGTACCACTTCCTTCCCCAGCTAGTTCTTAAAGGAAAATCTTTAGGGGTAAGAAACACTTATTACCTTTGACTGTCTCTCAAGTATCTAACATTGTTAGACTCACAGCAT is a genomic window of Bubalus kerabau isolate K-KA32 ecotype Philippines breed swamp buffalo chromosome 23, PCC_UOA_SB_1v2, whole genome shotgun sequence containing:
- the ZKSCAN2 gene encoding zinc finger protein with KRAB and SCAN domains 2: MAASVDPQTDAPLEVEGCLIMKVEKEPEWISEPILEGSDSSESETFRRCFRQFCYEDVTGPHEAFSKLWELCCRWLKPEMRSKEQILELLVIEQFLTILPEKIQLWAQKQCPESGEEAVALVIHLEKETGGLRQQVSSPVHLEKQAPLGAAWEVADFQPEPVEAQPRVMSQEEAESLHSGRQEQPNQKRELRPLPKNARPSPWVPSPANEWNTIDQEVTATRVPVRSQGPVKDVHMARGFSYKKSVHQIPAHKDLYRDIRKESVGNMVSLGSTGSAANKIARLEPRKEPWTIGLQSSNKRTVLRSNYIKEKSVHAIQIPARNAGKTWREQQQWGLEDEKIAGVHWSYEETKTFLAILKESRFYETLQACPRNSQVYGAVAEWLRECGFLRTPEQCRTKFKSLQKSYRKVRNGHVLEPCAFFEDMDALLNPSAHASSTDKPREILSLPRLKRIGISAKEQIDLVEEEEAAEESDGDEMGVEFIRKPELHGAPVIFQNLSGVHWGYEETKTFLDILHETRFYEALQACHRKSKLYGAVAEQLRECGFLRTPEQCRTKFKSLQKSYRKVKNGHVLESCAFYKEMDALINSRASAAPTSSPEEAPSPSGQEREDMEIEPQEPTVWEPEEDSQEALVEDSGSERMSEEEIMQEPEFQGPPCLLQSLSDFEIESSIKEDATQVICKDMEQHRAFIEKSKRVVSQNVDPGKYCKRDCISGRQWENLHGIRQGKLMPQPRDLGKAVVHQRPLVGKRPFRLLRYGESFGRSARLMCRMTHQKENPSKCSVCGKCFGRSRSLVRHQRIHTGEKPFKCLDCGKSFNDSSNFGAHQRIHTGEKPYRCGECGKCFSQSSSLIIHQRTHTGEKPYQCGDCGRSFTNSSHFSAHRRVHTDENPYKCVDCEKSFNNCTRFREHRRVHTGEKPYGCIQCGRRFSKSSMLTKHREVHVREKLLPPPPAFCSPENPLKGKTDDFRQTL